The DNA sequence CGCCGTAATATTTGTGAGATTATGCAGCTTAAAAAATTCAGGGAGGAAATTTCCCTGATGATACTTTAAGCCGACATTTTCAAGCAATGTTTTGAACTCGTCAGGTTTTGTTTTAAGCGCGTTAATTCGCAGAGTCAGATACGGTTTTTCATTATTTGCTGCTAATAGTTTTTCAGTATTTTCTCTTCCAAATCTCGCAACATATCTTTTTACCATCCATGAAGGATGAGAATAGTATGCAGCAAGATAACCAACCAGATCTTCATCGGGGTCCGGATACCGGATTGTATTTTTACTTCTGATAATATTACGCAACACTGCGTTAACAAGATCAGCGGGTTTTTGTCCCTGTAGTTTTTTTACAAACTCAACAACTTCGTTCACGGCTGCATAATCCGGAACTCTGTCAAGAAAAAGAATCTGATAGAGTGCAACACGCAGAGCATTCTTTAAATTAGGAATGGCTTTTGAAAAAGTTCCTTTGTAAAAGCCATTCAGTATCCAATCAAGTCTTCCCTGCCATCGAACGACACCGTGAACGATTTCGTACAATAACGCTTTGTCCGGACCGCTCATTTCCATACTTTTCATTTCATTATCAAGCATTCTTTCAAGATATGCATCTGTTCTGTCAATTCTGTTTAGAATTTTTATGGCTAACCCGCGAACACCCTGATACAAATCAGTAATGGAATGCGTTTCAATTTTGATTTCTGAGTTATTCGTTTCCTGATCCACTAATAACCTCGTTTACTTCTATCTTCTGCTGTTAAGTTAAAGATTGTTTCAAAAAGTTTTGCATCGTCATTGGTAAAATTTTTATCTCTTCTTGCAAAAACAGCTTTTGCTGTTTCAATTGCTTTTGTCAGTTTATATTCCTGCATCGATTCACTTCCTCCCCAGCCGAAAGATGGAATATATTTGGGAGGAAAACCAGCACCAAAAACGTTACTTGAAAATCCAACAACTGTTCCGGTGTTGAACATTGTGTTGATTGCTGTCTTTGAGTGATCGCCCATCATCAATCCGACAAATTGTTTTCCTGAATTAATTCTTTTTCCATTTACCTGTACAGTAATCGGTCCATAATTATTTTGAAGATCGCTGTTATTAGTATCAGCACCAATGTTTATCCAGCTTCCAAGATATGAATGACCAAGAAAACCTGAATGCTGCTTATTTGTGTAAGGTTGAATGATAGTATCCTCGATTTCTCCACCAACTTTACAAATTTTTCCAACGCTCACATTTGGATAAATTGTAGCACAGGATTTTATTCGGGATGATTCGCCAATGTAAAATGGTCCCTGAATTACTGCATTTGGAAAGATTGTTACATTTTTCTCGATATATATTGGTCCCGTTGAAGCATCGAGCACAACACCGGGGTTTATGTCAACATTTTTACCAATGAAAATATTTTTCCTGTTTACAAAATT is a window from the bacterium genome containing:
- the rsmB gene encoding 16S rRNA (cytosine(967)-C(5))-methyltransferase RsmB — encoded protein: MDQETNNSEIKIETHSITDLYQGVRGLAIKILNRIDRTDAYLERMLDNEMKSMEMSGPDKALLYEIVHGVVRWQGRLDWILNGFYKGTFSKAIPNLKNALRVALYQILFLDRVPDYAAVNEVVEFVKKLQGQKPADLVNAVLRNIIRSKNTIRYPDPDEDLVGYLAAYYSHPSWMVKRYVARFGRENTEKLLAANNEKPYLTLRINALKTKPDEFKTLLENVGLKYHQGNFLPEFFKLHNLTNITAWEYYTKGYFNIQDESAGLACRLLDVQEGQRVLDMCAAPGGKTAYIAALMHSRGEVVAIDRFESRLKLLQKNMTRLSVDCVRVVEADALEYKSLPFDRVLVDTPCSGSGTLSKKPDIKWKKDLFDIRDLNILQSKLLAKAASLVKVGGVVVYSTCSIEPEENFEIVKKFLEENPNFRFESAGEKFPEEIIDENGCIQTLPHIHKTDGAFAAKLVRIS
- a CDS encoding GlmU family protein, producing MHICIFEDEQHLNFEPLVYSRPVFDLICGMTTLKEKIIRAFPKEKLTLKCRSYLEPFVKYENPKLKVNSFADEDYLFINGRIVAPSNLKNILAVKPGEEKVFISNGVVAAAKVSAKRIKDISPTNSELIDTKIFSNLPTVEVDIPNANYLWDLVYLNGKEIQNDFKIITKGKSSSKKKYPGVNFVNRKNIFIGKNVDINPGVVLDASTGPIYIEKNVTIFPNAVIQGPFYIGESSRIKSCATIYPNVSVGKICKVGGEIEDTIIQPYTNKQHSGFLGHSYLGSWINIGADTNNSDLQNNYGPITVQVNGKRINSGKQFVGLMMGDHSKTAINTMFNTGTVVGFSSNVFGAGFPPKYIPSFGWGGSESMQEYKLTKAIETAKAVFARRDKNFTNDDAKLFETIFNLTAEDRSKRGY